The segment GGAGTATTTTAAAACCCCATGTTGAACCGCGCCGCCACAAAAAAGCGAGCGAGATGCCAAACATCAGTAAACCGCACACGCCGCACAGGAAAGACAGATCGAGGTCCATGGCTCCGAAGTGTGAACCGAGGCTGACGAAAATGAATTGCGCGAAAGTGAATGGCGTATCTACGAATGCAAAGATATTTCTACTTTGGTACTTGATTGGATAAAAATAAAGTCCGATCGAGAGTGCTCCGGCAATTGCCCAAAACAAAATCTGGCGGGGTTTCCACGTTTTGCGTTCCAGGATCAGAACCAAAAGTCCCAGCCCCCAGAGGAACTGTCCAGTAGCGATTGAATACGTTGTCACAAATGCCGCCAGTGAGGCGACAAGGATGCCACGCCATAGACCCTTCCAGCGGGCGAGGGCCCAAATCGAGAAAATCCCGAAGAAGTTCGACATAAACCAGTGCAGTTGCCAGCCCCAAATGAAATTCTCACCTTGAGCGAGGGAGAAGAGCATAATCGAATTCACAACCACAAAAGGTTTGATCAACTTCTTCAACTCGACTCCGAATGTGATGCGCAGCAAATCCCATAACGTCAGCCAGGTGAGCAGGATGAATGCCCAGGAGGCGAAAAGCTCATAGAATGTGTTCCAGCGACTGATGGATATCAATCCGAGTTTTGCTAACCGCGGAAAAATCAACCGGTGCTCGTTATGTTGGGCAAAGAAATCCTTAACCGTCAGCTGACCTTCGTGAAACTTTTCCAGGAAAGGAACAAATACCCAATCATCCCAGTAGGGAACGTTCACTCCAAATTTGAGAATGACAATGATTACCAGTAATGCAGGAATCATTGCGAGTGGTATGTAAATTTTACCTAACGCAAATTTCATCCTGATAACTTGGGGGCTATAGTCCTATGAAAAATGCGACCCCATAGCGGGAATCATTTCCACTTCGTTTTGTTTTTCGGTTTGAAGTCGTTTGTGCCAGGCATAAGGAAGTGTGATGAGGGCAAGAAAAAGCATTTTGATTTCCGAATCGCCAAAATTGTATTCAAACATTCCGGCAACGAACAACGAGATCACAATTCCGATGGTGCCGTGAATCATGAATTGTTCTTCGCGACTCATCTCGCTTCTCTTCCACCGGATCAAATCGGACAGAACTTTGCCAATCAGCCACAGCCATGCGATCAAGGCGATGATTCCATTTTCCGCAGCCATCTGCACAACGTTGTTATGAAGATGCTGGTTGTTCCGAAAGACGCTGTCCGGTGAGCGATATTGCGGGTAAACCTCTTTGATCATATTGATTCCCACACCGGTAATCGGATAGTCCTTAATGATCTCCCAACCACTTCGTATCATGAGGATGCGGTCCCGGTTCGACGTTTCGTTCGGATTGAAAATGTTGCTGATACGATTTGCTACGGCGGATGGAAAAATGAGGATCGATCCGATAAACACAATGGCGAGCACAAGTGGAACTGCAATCATCCACCGTACTTTTCGCATGGCAATCAGAACCGTAGCTGCTGTCAGGAACCCGAACCATGCGTTGCGTGTTAAAGAAAGCAGGAGAGCCAGTGAAATAACACCAAATGCCGGATAGAACCAGACTGGATGTTTTTTTGAAAACAGAAGATGTGAAAAAAGCAATACGTTCAGAATCATCAGCAACCCGGAAAAAGTCATCCAGTGACCCATGAAACTGGTAAGACGTTTTTCCAGCAGATCATCGCTCGATGCAAAGAACTGCGTTAGGCCGTACAAGGCTGAGATGACTCCTGCAAAGATCAGGACTCCGAAAATCAGTTTGATATCCTCCAGATCCCGCACCGTGTCATAGAAAATCGGCAGGATAATAAATAGCGCAAGATTCTTTGCATTGAACAGACTATTGGCGGGATGGATCGAAAAAACTGCTGATAGAAAAACACAGTAACAAAACGCCATAGCGGGAATCATGATCGGGAATTGGGGAAAACGGCGATCAAGGCGGAATTTCCAATAGAGGTAGACGAAAGTTGTTGCCGAAAGCAATATGTGCGAAGCAGCAATGGAAAAAGAAATGGAGAAAATAAACAACAGACACAGCATCCAGAGTAGACGCGCGCTTCCTTCGCGCGACCGGATGCTTTGCTTTAAGGAATCCAGCATAATGGAGCGCGGGCATCCGCGTCATCGCGTCGCGAGTCTTTGCGTCTTCGCGTAGACTCGTGGACTCACGACGCGCGGACGT is part of the bacterium genome and harbors:
- a CDS encoding O-antigen ligase family protein, with product MLDSLKQSIRSREGSARLLWMLCLLFIFSISFSIAASHILLSATTFVYLYWKFRLDRRFPQFPIMIPAMAFCYCVFLSAVFSIHPANSLFNAKNLALFIILPIFYDTVRDLEDIKLIFGVLIFAGVISALYGLTQFFASSDDLLEKRLTSFMGHWMTFSGLLMILNVLLFSHLLFSKKHPVWFYPAFGVISLALLLSLTRNAWFGFLTAATVLIAMRKVRWMIAVPLVLAIVFIGSILIFPSAVANRISNIFNPNETSNRDRILMIRSGWEIIKDYPITGVGINMIKEVYPQYRSPDSVFRNNQHLHNNVVQMAAENGIIALIAWLWLIGKVLSDLIRWKRSEMSREEQFMIHGTIGIVISLFVAGMFEYNFGDSEIKMLFLALITLPYAWHKRLQTEKQNEVEMIPAMGSHFS